The following are encoded in a window of Kitasatospora fiedleri genomic DNA:
- a CDS encoding spermine/spermidine synthase domain-containing protein, with amino-acid sequence MGAAIHPGSRLAFIHDQPPGRTTRAAGSGRHLAADPDPARGRSPARRPRATGPGGAVRAGGAIRPALAPRPARVLVLLAAFVCAACGLVYELELVALGGYLLGDSVTQTSVVLSVMVFAMGVGSLLAKGLTRRPATSFALVEYALSLVGGLSALALYCGWAWLHQPRATLVALIATTVLIGLLIGAEIPLLMTLIQRIRQEHAGRAVADLFAADYVGALIGGLAFPFVLLPALGQVAGALLTGAVNAVAGAAVVLWLFRAEPAPRTRLLLWTGCGLVLALLALAAACTGAIERAARHALYGGPIRFAAQSRYQEIVLTGGADAPPRVPAQRAAPPLELFLDGRLAVCGPDEYRDHEALVRPALAAGPSGRVLVLGGDGLALREVLRHPAVRSVLVVERDAQLPALARRDAAFAALTEHSFDDPRVRLVQAEPMGWLRGSAERFDVIVSDLDGEAAGGKYRSLEFFGLAAGRLAPGGRLAVRGGAPDAPAGGLWAAESGLAAAGLSAVAYQAGAPSAEDCGGSGPAAAFLLAARTAPALGLAPDAPAPRSLTVPGLRAAEARLAAGRPSPLPPPHTLLGP; translated from the coding sequence ATGGGTGCAGCCATTCACCCGGGCTCTCGCCTAGCGTTCATTCATGATCAACCACCCGGTCGGACGACCCGCGCAGCCGGGTCCGGACGCCACCTCGCCGCCGACCCCGACCCCGCCCGCGGCCGATCCCCGGCCCGCCGTCCCCGCGCCACGGGCCCCGGGGGCGCGGTCCGGGCCGGCGGCGCCATACGGCCGGCGCTGGCCCCCCGCCCGGCCCGGGTCCTGGTGCTGCTGGCCGCGTTCGTCTGCGCGGCCTGCGGCCTGGTGTACGAACTCGAACTGGTCGCCCTCGGCGGCTACCTGCTGGGCGACTCGGTCACCCAGACCTCCGTGGTGCTGTCGGTGATGGTGTTCGCGATGGGCGTCGGCTCGCTGCTCGCCAAGGGCCTCACCCGCCGCCCGGCCACCTCCTTCGCCCTGGTCGAGTACGCGCTCTCCCTGGTCGGCGGCCTGTCCGCGCTCGCCCTGTACTGCGGCTGGGCCTGGCTGCACCAGCCGCGCGCCACCCTGGTGGCGCTGATCGCCACCACCGTGCTGATCGGCCTGCTGATCGGCGCGGAGATCCCGCTGCTGATGACGCTGATCCAGCGGATCCGGCAGGAGCACGCCGGCCGCGCCGTCGCCGACCTGTTCGCCGCCGACTACGTGGGCGCGCTGATCGGCGGCCTGGCCTTCCCGTTCGTCCTGCTGCCCGCGCTCGGCCAGGTCGCCGGGGCGCTGCTGACCGGCGCGGTGAACGCGGTGGCGGGCGCCGCCGTGGTGCTCTGGCTGTTCCGCGCCGAGCCCGCCCCGCGCACCCGGCTGCTGCTGTGGACCGGCTGCGGCCTGGTGCTCGCCCTGCTCGCGCTGGCCGCCGCCTGCACCGGGGCGATCGAGCGCGCCGCCCGGCACGCGCTGTACGGCGGCCCGATCCGGTTCGCCGCCCAGAGCCGCTACCAGGAGATCGTGCTGACCGGCGGCGCGGACGCCCCGCCCCGGGTGCCCGCGCAGCGCGCCGCGCCGCCGCTGGAGCTGTTCCTGGACGGCCGGCTGGCGGTCTGCGGCCCCGACGAGTACCGCGACCACGAGGCGCTGGTGCGCCCCGCGCTGGCCGCCGGACCGAGCGGCCGGGTGCTGGTGCTGGGCGGCGACGGCCTGGCGCTGCGCGAGGTGCTGCGGCACCCGGCGGTGCGCAGCGTGCTGGTGGTGGAGCGGGACGCCCAGCTGCCCGCGCTGGCCCGCCGGGACGCCGCGTTCGCCGCGCTCACCGAGCACTCCTTCGACGACCCGCGGGTGCGGCTGGTGCAGGCCGAGCCGATGGGCTGGCTGCGCGGGTCCGCCGAGCGGTTCGACGTGATCGTCTCGGACCTGGACGGCGAGGCCGCGGGCGGCAAGTACCGTTCCCTGGAGTTCTTCGGCCTGGCCGCCGGGCGGCTGGCCCCCGGGGGTCGGCTGGCGGTCCGCGGCGGGGCGCCGGACGCCCCGGCCGGCGGACTGTGGGCGGCCGAGTCCGGGCTGGCCGCGGCGGGCCTGTCGGCCGTCGCCTACCAGGCCGGCGCGCCGTCCGCCGAGGACTGCGGGGGGTCCGGCCCGGCGGCGGCCTTCCTGCTGGCCGCCCGGACCGCCCCCGCGCTGGGCCTGGCCCCGGACGCCCCGGCCCCGCGCTCGCTGACGGTGCCCGGGCTGCGGGCCGCCGAGGCCCGGCTGGCGGCCGGCCGCCCGTCCCCGCTGCCGCCGCCGCACACCCTGCTGGGGCCCTGA
- a CDS encoding pyridoxal phosphate-dependent aminotransferase, producing the protein MSTRPLLNRRLAGMGTTIFAEMSALATATGSINLGQGFPDTDGPEEVREAAVRALREGHGNQYPPGPGVPELRQAVAEHQERFYGLAYDPDTEVLVTAGATEAIAAAMLALLEPGDEVIAFEPFYDSYAACIAMAGAVRVPLTLRAPAFRPDLDELRALITPRTRLLLVNTPHNPTGTVLTPEELAGIAELALEHDLLVVTDEVYEHLVFAGAHHPLAALPGMRDRTVAISSAGKTFSFTGWKVGWVTGAPALVSAVRTAKQYLTYVSAGPFQYAVAEALRLPDGYYADFRADLHRKRDLLARGLAAAGFRVFEPQGTYFVTTDITPLGEKDGIEFCRALPERCGVVAIPNAVFYDDAEAGRSQVRFAFCKRVEVLEAAVERLSGLRGR; encoded by the coding sequence ATGAGCACCAGGCCGCTGCTGAACCGCCGGCTGGCGGGCATGGGGACCACGATCTTCGCCGAGATGTCCGCGCTGGCCACCGCCACCGGCTCGATCAACCTCGGGCAGGGCTTCCCGGACACCGACGGGCCCGAGGAGGTCCGCGAGGCCGCCGTCCGGGCGCTGCGGGAGGGCCACGGCAACCAGTACCCGCCGGGGCCGGGCGTGCCCGAGCTGCGGCAGGCGGTCGCGGAGCACCAGGAGCGGTTCTACGGGCTGGCGTACGACCCGGACACCGAGGTGCTGGTGACCGCCGGGGCCACCGAGGCGATCGCCGCCGCCATGCTCGCGCTGCTGGAGCCCGGCGACGAGGTGATCGCCTTCGAGCCGTTCTACGACTCCTACGCCGCCTGCATCGCGATGGCGGGCGCCGTCCGCGTCCCGCTCACCCTGCGCGCCCCCGCCTTCCGGCCCGACCTGGACGAGCTGCGGGCGCTGATCACCCCGCGCACCCGGCTGCTGCTCGTCAACACCCCGCACAACCCGACCGGCACCGTGCTCACCCCCGAGGAACTGGCCGGGATCGCCGAACTCGCTCTCGAACACGACCTGTTGGTGGTCACCGACGAGGTCTACGAACACCTGGTCTTCGCCGGCGCCCACCACCCGCTGGCCGCCCTGCCCGGCATGCGCGACCGCACCGTGGCGATCTCCTCGGCCGGCAAGACCTTCTCCTTCACCGGCTGGAAGGTCGGCTGGGTGACCGGCGCGCCCGCCCTGGTCTCCGCCGTCCGCACCGCCAAGCAGTACCTCACCTACGTCTCGGCGGGCCCGTTCCAGTACGCCGTCGCCGAGGCCCTGCGGCTGCCCGACGGCTACTACGCGGACTTCCGCGCCGACCTGCACCGCAAGCGCGACCTGCTCGCCCGGGGGCTCGCCGCGGCCGGGTTCCGGGTCTTCGAGCCGCAGGGCACGTACTTCGTCACCACCGACATCACTCCGCTGGGCGAGAAGGACGGCATCGAGTTCTGCCGGGCCCTGCCCGAGCGCTGCGGGGTGGTCGCCATCCCGAACGCCGTCTTCTACGACGACGCCGAGGCCGGGCGCAGCCAGGTCCGGTTCGCCTTCTGCAAGCGGGTGGAGGTGCTCGAAGCGGCGGTCGAGAGGCTGTCCGGCCTGCGCGGGCGCTGA
- a CDS encoding DUF2617 family protein, whose amino-acid sequence MLTTLQTSYTDTRAGDLAWQLGGEPLPALAVRDLRLDGACGAPGGLRGSLQLRLLGASHQVVLAAGPGDCLETVACLPGRRTPLPARVAEQVAGWEYEFAARIEELPPYVFEARAQELLALVEGHPRALAGVFPGDPSAFTALVAHCEDRRVHWRTWHAYPQEGRLVCTRSSLSLPGDGPLAAAGAVAGAAVGTTAGTTAGAPAGAAAGAAQVGW is encoded by the coding sequence ATGCTCACCACCCTGCAGACCTCCTACACGGACACCCGCGCCGGCGACCTGGCCTGGCAGCTGGGCGGCGAACCGCTGCCCGCGCTGGCCGTCCGCGACCTCAGACTCGACGGCGCCTGCGGTGCCCCGGGCGGCCTCCGGGGCTCCCTCCAGCTGCGGCTGCTGGGCGCCTCGCACCAGGTGGTGCTGGCGGCCGGCCCGGGCGACTGCCTGGAGACGGTGGCCTGCCTGCCGGGCCGCCGCACCCCGCTGCCGGCCCGGGTCGCGGAGCAGGTGGCCGGCTGGGAGTACGAGTTCGCCGCCCGGATCGAGGAGCTGCCGCCGTACGTGTTCGAGGCCCGCGCCCAGGAGCTGCTGGCCCTGGTCGAGGGGCACCCGCGGGCGCTGGCGGGCGTCTTTCCCGGCGATCCGAGCGCGTTCACCGCGCTCGTCGCGCACTGCGAGGACCGCCGGGTGCACTGGCGGACGTGGCACGCCTACCCGCAGGAGGGCCGGCTGGTGTGCACCCGCTCCTCGCTCTCGCTGCCCGGCGACGGCCCGCTCGCGGCGGCGGGAGCGGTGGCGGGAGCAGCGGTGGGGACGACGGCGGGAACCACGGCGGGTGCGCCGGCGGGAGCGGCGGCGGGAGCGGCGCAGGTCGGCTGGTGA
- a CDS encoding WXG100-like domain-containing protein: MSIDLPSELVWIMDLMGLNWPDVDEDELREWAQHVREFGQGMAESHDDTDVLLKNLGGAYEGAGYEAMLTRWSHASAGHMTVLIDCCGVLATALEAAAEAVIVAKGVVIAQLVAMAAEMAAAAAAAVATFGIAAAAEAAIVEAGKRIVNAIIQEIEDVVVGQLVSMAVEPFQAAIEKAVSGLVFHGVEAALGAGGGK, translated from the coding sequence TTGTCGATCGACCTGCCGTCGGAACTCGTCTGGATCATGGACCTGATGGGGCTCAACTGGCCTGACGTGGACGAGGACGAGCTGCGCGAATGGGCTCAGCACGTCCGGGAGTTCGGCCAGGGGATGGCGGAGTCCCACGACGACACGGACGTGCTGCTGAAGAACCTCGGCGGCGCGTACGAGGGCGCGGGCTACGAGGCCATGCTGACCCGCTGGAGCCATGCCTCGGCCGGGCACATGACCGTGCTGATCGACTGCTGCGGCGTACTGGCGACGGCCCTGGAGGCCGCCGCCGAGGCCGTGATCGTCGCCAAGGGCGTGGTGATCGCCCAGCTGGTGGCGATGGCCGCCGAGATGGCGGCGGCAGCGGCGGCGGCGGTCGCCACCTTCGGGATCGCCGCCGCCGCGGAGGCGGCGATCGTCGAGGCGGGCAAGCGGATCGTCAACGCGATCATCCAGGAGATCGAGGACGTCGTCGTCGGACAGCTGGTCTCGATGGCGGTCGAGCCCTTCCAGGCGGCCATCGAGAAGGCGGTCTCCGGTCTGGTGTTCCACGGGGTCGAGGCGGCGCTCGGCGCGGGAGGCGGCAAGTGA
- the pyrE gene encoding orotate phosphoribosyltransferase, translating into MSNDRDALLAQIKDKAVVHGKVTLSSGREADYYVDLRRITLDAEAAPLVGTVMLDAAADLEFDAVGGLTLGADPVAAAMLHAAAARGRKLDAFVVRKAGKAHGLQRRIEGPDVKGRRVLAVEDTSTTGGSVLTAVEALREAGAEVVGVAVIVERGAAPAIAEAGLPYVTAYTLDDLGL; encoded by the coding sequence ATGAGCAACGACCGCGACGCCCTGCTGGCGCAGATCAAGGACAAGGCCGTCGTGCACGGCAAGGTCACCCTCTCCTCCGGCCGGGAGGCCGACTACTACGTCGACCTGCGCCGGATCACGCTGGACGCCGAGGCGGCGCCGCTGGTCGGCACGGTGATGCTGGACGCGGCGGCGGACCTGGAGTTCGACGCGGTGGGCGGCCTGACCCTGGGCGCCGACCCGGTGGCCGCGGCGATGCTGCACGCGGCGGCGGCCCGCGGCCGCAAGCTGGACGCGTTCGTGGTCCGCAAGGCGGGCAAGGCGCACGGCCTGCAGCGCCGGATCGAGGGCCCGGACGTGAAGGGCCGCCGGGTGCTGGCGGTGGAGGACACCTCGACCACCGGCGGCTCGGTGCTGACCGCCGTGGAGGCGCTCCGCGAGGCGGGCGCCGAGGTGGTCGGCGTCGCGGTGATCGTGGAGCGCGGCGCGGCCCCGGCGATCGCCGAGGCGGGCCTGCCGTACGTCACCGCGTACACCCTGGACGACCTGGGGCTGTGA
- a CDS encoding CoxG family protein, giving the protein MEHEVVVPLPAEVVREALLDRELVARCVPGLSAVASASAPAGADSRLRIRVAGSTITFAGRLTVDGWRDGALALRLSGEEIRGAAPAAAGLRITLAERPGETAIRFATELTASGRLAGFDAEALESTGRRLIDRAVAALVAELSEPAEPDGDEADDDPSDGATVVFLDDRERGQDLDDDLSDLISFDDADDLPAPVPAASRPEPGYDQEGAPVRRSIVGRSAEEVDHAPPHGRYAPAPPAHSARARAASRWGGAEPTLLPGAVGERNALPWMIGGGVALIGGAVVLVRALRRR; this is encoded by the coding sequence ATGGAGCATGAGGTTGTCGTCCCGCTGCCCGCCGAGGTGGTCCGGGAGGCGCTGCTGGACCGCGAGCTGGTGGCCCGCTGCGTGCCGGGGCTGAGCGCGGTCGCGTCGGCGTCCGCGCCCGCGGGGGCCGACAGCCGGCTCAGGATCAGGGTCGCCGGGTCCACCATCACCTTCGCCGGCCGACTGACCGTGGACGGCTGGCGGGACGGCGCGCTCGCCCTGCGGCTGAGCGGCGAGGAGATCCGCGGCGCGGCCCCGGCGGCCGCCGGGCTGCGGATCACCCTGGCCGAGCGCCCCGGCGAGACCGCGATCCGCTTCGCCACCGAGCTGACCGCCTCCGGGCGGCTGGCCGGTTTCGACGCCGAGGCGCTGGAGTCGACCGGCCGCCGGCTGATCGACCGGGCGGTGGCGGCGCTGGTCGCCGAGCTGTCCGAACCCGCCGAGCCGGACGGCGACGAGGCGGACGACGACCCGTCCGACGGCGCGACGGTGGTCTTCCTGGACGACCGCGAGCGCGGCCAGGACCTCGACGACGACCTCTCCGACCTGATCTCCTTCGACGACGCGGACGACCTGCCCGCCCCGGTGCCGGCCGCCTCCCGCCCCGAGCCCGGGTACGACCAGGAGGGCGCCCCGGTGCGGCGCAGCATCGTCGGCCGCTCCGCCGAGGAGGTCGACCACGCCCCGCCGCACGGCCGGTACGCGCCCGCCCCGCCGGCCCACAGCGCCCGGGCCCGGGCGGCCTCCCGCTGGGGCGGCGCCGAGCCGACGCTGCTGCCCGGCGCGGTCGGCGAGCGCAACGCGCTGCCGTGGATGATCGGCGGCGGGGTCGCGCTGATCGGCGGCGCGGTGGTGCTGGTCCGGGCCCTGCGGCGGCGCTGA